A region from the Onychomys torridus chromosome 22, mOncTor1.1, whole genome shotgun sequence genome encodes:
- the Bhlha15 gene encoding class A basic helix-loop-helix protein 15 has product MKTKNRPPRRRTPMQDTEATPGEQSPDRPQSGSGGSELTKGLRSRTARAGGARAEVSRRRQGSGGRRENSVQRRLESNERERQRMHKLNNAFQALREVIPHVRADKKLSKIETLTLAKNYIKSLTATILTMSSSRLPGLEGPGSAPGPKLYQHYHHQQQQQQQQQVAGAMLGTTEDQPQGHLQRYSTQIHSFREGS; this is encoded by the coding sequence ATGAAGACCAAGAACCGACCTCCTCGGCGCCGGACACCCATGCAGGACACAGAAGCCACCCCAGGAGAGCAGAGTCCTGACAGACCCCAGTCAGGCTCAGGGGGGTCGGAGCTGACAAAGGGTCTTCGGAGTAGGACGGCCCGTGCAGGCGGAGCCCGAGCAGAGGTCAGCCGCCGGCGACAGGGGTCTGGTGGCCGCAGGGAGAACAGTGTTCAGAGGCGACTGGAGAGCAATGAGCGGGAAAGACAGCGGATGCATAAACTCAACAACGCCTTCCAAGCACTGCGTGAGGTCATCCCGCATGTGCGGGCTGACAAGAAACTCTCCAAGATTGAGACGCTCACACTGGCCAAGAACTATATCAAGTCACTGACCGCCACCATACTCACTATGTCCAGCAGCCGCCTCCCAGGGCTGGAGGGGCCAGGTTCTGCACCAGGCCCTAAACTTTATCAACACTaccatcaccagcagcagcagcagcagcagcagcaggtggctGGGGCTATGCTGGGCACCACCGAGGACCAGCCCCAAGGCCACCTGCAACGGTACTCTACACAGATTCACAGCTTCAGAGAGGGGAGCTAG